A stretch of the Pygocentrus nattereri isolate fPygNat1 chromosome 29, fPygNat1.pri, whole genome shotgun sequence genome encodes the following:
- the nudt18 gene encoding 8-oxo-dGDP phosphatase NUDT18, whose translation MGSEDLDEALEKVLNGDGLEVTSFDSVPEQLRPVALRKTVCYIVGAVIFNAKEEVLMVQEAKRECYGHWYLPAGRMEQGESIQEAVQREVREEAGVDCELVTLLLVQEQGLRWIRFTFLAEVTDGNLKTTAEADSESLQAQWWDRETPLPLRCQDILPLIDAGLKYRRKPWFPVCQPVDLPCEVVCQRLLLAFANPKNGDEESVWLLLGNHTVDTDVEMPPHLPVVVVTHSVTWAGQRLVKQCMASSYSALNVKVCGILGVQHNGRIHGKTDGLCFNTLVTLEYLDEGVAELHSPPPLESEGYRWHEVTNQSLRMNILQRIKDASVLPVHSLC comes from the exons ATGGGCTCTGAAGATCTGGACGAAGCCCTGGAGAAGGTCCTGAACGGAGACGGACTGGAGGTCACAAGTTTCGATTCGGTGCCCGAGCAGCTGAGGCCCGTCGCCCTGAGGAAGACCGTGTGCTATATAGTAGGCGCGGTGATCTTTAATGCAAAG GAGGAGGTGCTGATGGTGCAGGAGGCGAAGAGGGAGTGCTACGGGCACTGGTACCTCCCCGCAGGCCGTATGGAGCAGGGGGAGAGCATTCAGGAGGCTGTGCAGAGGGAGGTCAGAGAAGAGGCCGGGGTGGACTGTGAGCTGGTCACCCTGCTGCTGGTGCAGGAACAGGGGCTGCGGTGGATCCGCTTCACCTTCCTCGCTGAGGTTACAG ACGGGAATCTGAAGACGACAGCTGAGGCTGACTCAGAGTCTCTGCAGGCTCAGTGGTGGGATCGAGAGACTCCTCTTCCTCTCCGTTGCCAGGACATCTTGCCCCTTATTGACGCCGGCCTCAAATATCGCCGGAAGCCGTGGTTCCCCGTGTGCCAGCCTGTTGACCTGCCCTGCGAAGTGGTCTGTCAGAGACTGCTGCTGGCCTTCGCCAACCCTAAAAACGGTGACGAGGAGAGTGTATGGCTGTTGCTAGGCAACCACACTGTTGACACTGATGTGGAGATGCCGCCTCACCTTCCTGTGGTGGTGGTGACGCACTCGGTCACGTGGGCAGGACAGCGGCTGGTCAAACAGTGCATGGCCTCGTCCTATTCCGCTCTGAACGTGAAAGTCTGCGGGATCCTGGGCGTGCAGCATAACGGGAGAATTCACGGCAAAACGGACGGGCTCTGTTTCAACACGCTAGTGACGCTGGAATATTTAGACGAGGGTGTGGCAGAACTTCACAGCCCACCGCCTTTGGAGAGCGAGGGTTACAGATGGCATGAAGTGACCAATCAGAGCCTTAGGATGAACATACTGCAGAGGATAAAAGATGCGTCAGTCCTGCCTGTGCACAGCCTCTGCTGA